A region of Maridesulfovibrio sp. DNA encodes the following proteins:
- a CDS encoding aldehyde dehydrogenase family protein: MQKPIDKNYKLYVDGKWVDSKDGKTFKAYCPANGEELATCANASKEDVDMAVAAAQEAFKTWKDVSPQDRAAVLLKIADLIDEETEKLAMVETLDNGKPIRETRNIDVPLAADHFRYFASAIRTEEGSAVMIDKDTMSIILNEPIGVVGQIIPWNFPFLMAAWKIAPALAAGNTVVIKPSSETSLSMLEFAKILDRVLPPGVVNVITGGGSTTGNYILEHEGFSKLAFTGSTDIGYMIADAAAKKLIPATLELGGKSANIYFPDCPWEKAVEGALLGILFNQGQVCCAGSRIFVHEDIYDRFLAAITEKFENVKVGLPWEEDTMMGSIISENQLKQVMECVETGKKEGAKLVTGGTKITDGELGKGSFLCPTIFADVNNSMEIAQQEIFGPVVCVIKFKDEDEVIAMANDSEFGLGGAVWSKDINCAMRVARNVETGRMWINTYNQLPAHSPFGGYKKSGIGRETHKMMLAHYSQTKNIFLSMDEGAYGLY, translated from the coding sequence ATGCAGAAGCCAATTGATAAGAATTACAAACTGTATGTAGACGGCAAATGGGTGGATAGTAAGGACGGTAAAACATTCAAAGCGTATTGCCCTGCCAACGGGGAAGAGTTGGCAACATGCGCCAATGCAAGCAAAGAAGATGTCGATATGGCCGTGGCTGCTGCCCAGGAGGCTTTCAAAACATGGAAAGATGTGTCGCCACAGGACAGGGCAGCAGTTCTTCTCAAGATTGCCGATCTCATAGATGAAGAAACCGAAAAACTGGCCATGGTGGAAACACTGGATAACGGCAAGCCCATCCGGGAAACAAGAAACATCGATGTTCCCCTCGCTGCAGATCATTTCAGATATTTCGCAAGCGCCATCCGAACCGAAGAAGGTTCTGCGGTAATGATCGACAAGGATACTATGAGCATTATCCTCAACGAACCTATCGGCGTTGTAGGACAGATCATCCCCTGGAACTTTCCATTCCTCATGGCAGCATGGAAAATAGCCCCGGCTCTTGCCGCAGGAAATACCGTAGTAATCAAGCCCTCCTCTGAAACCTCCCTTAGTATGCTTGAATTTGCGAAAATACTCGACAGAGTCCTGCCTCCGGGAGTCGTAAACGTTATCACCGGCGGAGGTTCCACTACCGGAAACTACATTCTGGAGCACGAAGGCTTCAGCAAACTTGCTTTCACAGGATCCACCGACATCGGCTACATGATCGCAGACGCAGCGGCAAAGAAACTTATCCCGGCAACCCTTGAACTTGGTGGCAAGTCGGCCAACATTTATTTCCCTGACTGCCCTTGGGAGAAGGCTGTGGAAGGAGCCTTGCTGGGCATTCTTTTCAATCAGGGCCAGGTCTGTTGCGCCGGTTCCAGAATCTTCGTCCATGAAGATATTTATGACCGCTTCCTAGCAGCCATAACTGAAAAATTCGAAAACGTTAAAGTCGGTCTCCCTTGGGAAGAAGACACCATGATGGGCAGTATTATCAGTGAAAATCAGCTCAAACAGGTCATGGAATGTGTGGAAACAGGCAAAAAAGAAGGCGCCAAGCTGGTTACCGGAGGCACAAAAATCACTGATGGAGAACTGGGCAAAGGCAGCTTCCTGTGTCCGACTATTTTCGCCGATGTGAATAACTCCATGGAAATTGCCCAACAGGAAATATTCGGCCCGGTTGTCTGCGTCATCAAATTCAAAGATGAAGATGAAGTAATTGCCATGGCCAACGACAGCGAATTCGGTCTCGGAGGGGCGGTCTGGAGCAAGGATATCAACTGCGCCATGAGGGTGGCACGCAATGTCGAAACCGGACGCATGTGGATTAACACCTATAACCAGCTTCCGGCACACAGCCCATTCGGCGGATACAAAAAATCCGGCATAGGCCGTGAAACTCATAAAATGATGCTGGCCCACTATAGCCAGACTAAAAACATATTCCTGAGCATGGATGAAGGAGCCTACGGCTTGTACTAA
- a CDS encoding PAS domain S-box protein: protein MKLRYLAILSIAAMTILFAAAQYLASKQIVQKGFQELENEKVYSSLSSAKKVLQSELVNLNTLLVDWSSWDDTYQFVKDVNTGYIESNLQAETFDDQSLTSIIIKNNDNEVVFASSYNQQGEEDSALNKLIIKRSEEILPRIYGSLAGWGGIISLSEGNLAMIAKRSILASDGTGESVGSMFMVRRISPELLENLSDLLGFPVVIQPIDSNSKLISKLQASPDKRVIVYPDDKTAIGVTYLHDITDKAVAILKTSISRRVSEHGNIVAHFYDVTVFIMLLTFALLGYFLLHRRILTRIESLSEQVSLIGKNGYSKERIKSGGSDEIYSLSRNVNLMLDSIDEYQNEIVLHSDKIAKKEQYLNQLVNSISAGIVLVDAESRKILHINDFALKLSGFEAEEVLGKICHNLICPSSENNCPVLDLKQFRDMSKRHLRKKNGQLLPIMKSASLIEKEGKQVLLETFVDITEIEDSQQQLEKTMNELEATVAERTARLRGIIDTAKNGIIVIDSKGIITEFSPAARETFGYSEDEIIGQNINLLMPNPYNTEHDMYIQKHLETGIAKVVGKQVEVPARRKDGSEFPMEIAVNSAVVKGDTIFVAVIRDVTDRKQMEEALAGEKDRLQLILDTSPIGVGISVDGITRFANPAMTRMGLVVGELANRIYVDSEVRELVIKDLEEKGCIKDFETRLVNQEGKVIDALLSYYDFDFHGERGILCWVVDITERKKMENKVKSSQEKYQKLVENIGDQFVIFSHSLDGKLLYASEGFVSVFGLDRDSTVGKNWLSLINWKSGELDAASGIISDMLKKRLDIQQFDLSYIHPDGSERVIAISAHSVWDSEGHPISIDGIIEDVTLRKSSEKALAEAKEVAEEATKAKSRFLANMSHEIRTPMNAIIGLSHLALQTELNRKQHGYVSKISSSAENLLGIINEILDFSKIEAGKIDIESIEFRLEDTLEHLVSIMGLRAHESGLELVFDIEPNLPMCLIGDPLRLGQILLNLVNNALKFTEKGEVVLGIKCTEQNDNALTLLFSVKDTGIGMSREQQEKLFQEFSQVDSSTTRKYGGTGLGLVISKKLTNRMGGQIWVESEVNKGTTFHFTLQFEKAEDCPSLLVEMSDIDAVNILVVDDNSTSRRILVNALSNFGFITAEADSVASTTSILTGQIEPVKFDLILLDWSLPRKDRVEIAQILNTNKKNSSIPKIVMDSAYSGPASIAVDEVIDNVVDYLNKPVIPSVLLNSVVGAVSDNERSSKSAKSRRTVIREAATKLRGTKILLAEDNRINQIVATDLLSQYGIDVHLAVNGKECLEMLEVDTYDGVLMDCQMPEMDGYTATRKIRENEKYKHLPIIAMTANVMADDYERSLQAGMNDHIGKPININEMLYTLSKWISPSVSADLLSGKKKSTLTSSNEISVKSDFNKIPEIDAKAALGRIQNDLELYIDILAVFVEECKNFKSMFLDARASGDPVDAIRCAHSLKGMAGNIGAIKLQGAAKYLESACINDLPESEIDFLIEKVVESLDPVLDGLEDFFANRETAESATIFAAEDEYKLLLQKLRKFVEDSDTEAANVLKELLSFSNLGSVTDKLKLIQKAVNNYDFDEALEVMNRISL from the coding sequence TTGAAACTCCGTTATCTTGCCATATTGAGTATAGCGGCTATGACTATACTTTTTGCGGCAGCTCAGTATCTAGCTTCAAAACAAATTGTACAGAAAGGGTTTCAGGAACTCGAAAATGAAAAAGTATATTCCAGCCTAAGCTCTGCTAAAAAAGTGCTTCAGAGTGAACTGGTTAATCTTAATACCCTTCTTGTGGACTGGTCGTCATGGGATGATACGTATCAATTCGTTAAAGACGTAAACACTGGCTATATTGAGTCAAACCTGCAGGCTGAGACTTTTGATGACCAGTCACTCACCTCCATAATTATTAAAAATAATGACAATGAAGTTGTTTTTGCAAGTTCATATAATCAACAAGGTGAAGAAGATTCCGCGCTGAATAAGTTGATCATCAAGCGTAGCGAAGAAATTCTGCCCAGAATTTATGGAAGTTTGGCCGGGTGGGGTGGAATTATCAGCCTTAGTGAAGGTAATCTTGCCATGATTGCTAAACGGTCTATTTTGGCGAGTGACGGGACGGGAGAATCCGTAGGGTCCATGTTTATGGTTCGCAGAATTTCGCCCGAATTACTTGAAAATTTATCCGATCTATTGGGTTTTCCCGTTGTTATTCAGCCGATTGATTCTAATTCAAAGCTGATCTCTAAGTTGCAAGCCTCTCCCGACAAGAGGGTTATAGTCTACCCTGATGACAAAACAGCAATCGGTGTCACTTATCTTCATGATATCACAGACAAGGCCGTAGCAATCCTTAAGACTTCCATTTCACGTCGAGTTTCAGAGCATGGGAACATTGTAGCTCATTTTTATGATGTGACTGTCTTCATAATGCTTTTGACTTTTGCTCTGCTGGGATATTTTTTGCTCCATAGAAGAATTCTCACACGTATTGAAAGCCTTAGTGAGCAGGTGTCTTTAATTGGTAAAAACGGTTATTCCAAGGAAAGAATCAAAAGTGGGGGAAGTGATGAGATTTATAGCCTGAGCAGAAATGTAAATTTAATGCTTGATTCAATTGATGAGTATCAAAATGAAATAGTTTTGCATTCGGATAAGATCGCAAAAAAAGAACAATACTTGAATCAACTTGTCAATTCAATTTCAGCAGGAATCGTTCTTGTTGATGCCGAAAGCAGAAAGATTCTCCATATAAATGATTTCGCTTTGAAACTTAGCGGTTTTGAAGCTGAGGAAGTCCTTGGAAAAATCTGTCATAACCTTATTTGTCCTTCCTCTGAAAACAACTGCCCTGTTCTGGATTTGAAGCAGTTCCGAGATATGTCTAAACGACATCTGCGCAAAAAGAATGGCCAGTTGCTCCCGATTATGAAGTCAGCTTCGCTTATCGAAAAAGAAGGCAAGCAGGTATTGCTGGAAACATTTGTTGATATAACTGAAATAGAAGATTCGCAGCAACAACTTGAAAAAACCATGAATGAACTTGAGGCGACAGTTGCTGAACGCACGGCCAGATTACGTGGAATTATTGATACAGCAAAAAATGGGATTATAGTAATTGATTCAAAAGGTATAATTACAGAATTCAGTCCGGCAGCCCGGGAAACGTTTGGATATTCTGAGGATGAAATTATTGGGCAGAATATTAATCTGCTCATGCCTAATCCTTATAATACAGAACATGATATGTATATTCAAAAGCATCTGGAGACCGGTATTGCAAAAGTTGTCGGCAAACAGGTTGAAGTCCCTGCCAGGCGTAAAGATGGATCCGAGTTTCCCATGGAAATTGCAGTTAATTCAGCTGTAGTGAAAGGGGACACCATTTTTGTTGCTGTAATCCGTGACGTTACTGATCGTAAACAAATGGAAGAAGCTCTTGCCGGTGAAAAAGATCGATTGCAGTTAATTCTTGATACAAGCCCTATCGGGGTGGGAATTTCTGTTGATGGAATTACTCGATTTGCCAACCCGGCAATGACCCGGATGGGGTTGGTTGTTGGTGAACTTGCCAATCGTATTTATGTAGACTCTGAAGTTAGAGAATTGGTGATCAAAGATCTGGAAGAAAAGGGATGCATTAAAGATTTTGAAACCCGGTTGGTCAATCAGGAAGGAAAAGTTATTGATGCCCTCCTTTCCTATTACGATTTCGATTTTCATGGCGAACGGGGGATTCTGTGCTGGGTGGTTGATATAACTGAACGTAAAAAAATGGAGAATAAGGTAAAAAGCAGTCAAGAAAAATACCAGAAGCTGGTTGAAAACATTGGAGATCAGTTTGTTATTTTCAGTCATAGCCTTGACGGCAAATTGTTATATGCCAGTGAAGGTTTTGTTTCTGTGTTCGGGCTTGATAGAGATAGCACTGTCGGGAAAAATTGGCTTTCCCTAATTAATTGGAAGTCCGGTGAACTTGATGCTGCTTCCGGTATAATCAGTGACATGCTTAAAAAACGGCTGGACATACAGCAATTTGATTTGAGCTACATTCACCCGGACGGCAGTGAACGTGTGATTGCTATCTCTGCCCATTCTGTGTGGGATTCTGAGGGACACCCTATTTCTATCGACGGAATTATCGAGGATGTAACTCTCCGTAAGTCCTCTGAAAAGGCATTGGCCGAAGCAAAAGAAGTTGCAGAAGAAGCAACTAAAGCAAAATCCCGATTTCTTGCTAATATGTCACATGAAATCCGCACCCCCATGAATGCAATAATCGGGCTTTCACACTTGGCTTTACAGACGGAACTTAACCGTAAGCAGCATGGGTATGTCAGTAAAATAAGTAGTTCAGCTGAAAATTTATTGGGAATTATCAATGAGATATTGGATTTTTCCAAAATTGAAGCCGGAAAGATTGATATAGAAAGTATTGAATTCCGCTTGGAAGACACACTTGAGCATTTGGTAAGCATCATGGGATTGAGGGCCCATGAATCAGGTCTGGAGTTGGTTTTTGATATAGAACCGAATTTGCCAATGTGTCTGATAGGAGATCCATTACGGCTGGGACAGATTCTGCTTAACCTTGTAAATAATGCTCTTAAATTTACAGAGAAAGGAGAGGTTGTCCTCGGTATAAAATGCACTGAACAGAATGATAACGCGCTAACCCTGCTTTTTTCGGTAAAAGATACCGGAATAGGTATGAGCAGGGAGCAACAGGAGAAATTGTTTCAGGAATTCAGTCAGGTGGACTCTTCTACTACCCGGAAATACGGTGGAACAGGTTTAGGGTTGGTCATTTCTAAAAAGTTGACAAATCGTATGGGGGGACAAATCTGGGTTGAAAGTGAAGTGAATAAAGGAACTACTTTTCATTTTACTCTCCAGTTTGAAAAGGCAGAGGATTGCCCTAGTTTATTGGTAGAAATGTCCGATATCGATGCAGTAAATATTCTTGTTGTAGACGACAATTCAACCTCAAGAAGAATACTGGTGAATGCACTCTCGAATTTCGGATTTATTACAGCAGAAGCTGATTCGGTTGCTTCAACAACATCAATACTGACCGGACAAATTGAGCCTGTAAAATTTGATTTGATTCTTCTCGATTGGAGTTTGCCTCGTAAGGACAGAGTTGAGATTGCGCAGATTTTAAATACAAACAAAAAAAATTCTTCCATTCCAAAAATAGTAATGGATTCTGCATATAGCGGGCCTGCATCTATCGCTGTTGACGAAGTTATAGATAACGTAGTTGATTATTTGAATAAGCCTGTAATTCCTTCCGTTTTATTGAATTCAGTAGTTGGTGCTGTAAGTGATAATGAAAGGTCTTCAAAGTCGGCAAAGTCAAGGCGCACTGTAATTCGTGAGGCGGCCACCAAGCTTAGGGGAACCAAAATTCTTTTAGCTGAAGATAATAGAATAAACCAGATTGTAGCCACTGACCTTCTTTCCCAATACGGCATAGATGTGCATCTTGCTGTTAACGGTAAAGAATGTTTGGAAATGCTTGAAGTTGATACGTATGATGGTGTGTTAATGGATTGCCAAATGCCGGAAATGGATGGCTACACCGCTACGCGTAAGATTCGTGAAAATGAAAAATATAAGCATCTTCCAATTATTGCCATGACAGCTAACGTTATGGCCGATGACTATGAAAGATCTTTGCAGGCTGGCATGAATGATCATATTGGGAAGCCAATTAATATTAACGAGATGCTTTATACCTTGAGTAAATGGATTTCCCCTTCTGTTTCGGCAGATCTGCTTTCTGGTAAGAAGAAATCAACTTTAACAAGTTCAAACGAAATATCGGTAAAGAGTGATTTCAACAAAATTCCGGAAATAGATGCAAAGGCTGCACTGGGCAGAATACAGAATGATTTGGAGCTTTATATAGATATATTGGCTGTCTTTGTAGAGGAATGTAAAAATTTCAAGTCCATGTTTTTGGACGCAAGGGCCTCGGGAGACCCGGTCGATGCTATCAGATGCGCTCATTCATTAAAGGGTATGGCTGGAAATATTGGAGCCATTAAGCTTCAGGGCGCAGCAAAATATTTGGAATCAGCCTGCATTAATGATTTACCAGAATCAGAAATTGATTTTTTAATTGAGAAAGTTGTCGAATCTCTTGATCCGGTGCTTGACGGTCTGGAGGATTTCTTTGCTAATCGTGAGACTGCGGAATCTGCAACAATATTTGCAGCAGAAGATGAGTATAAGCTTCTGTTGCAAAAACTACGTAAGTTTGTGGAAGATTCAGATACTGAAGCTGCTAACGTGCTAAAGGAGCTTTTATCGTTTTCTAATTTGGGTTCTGTAACTGACAAATTGAAGTTGATTCAAAAAGCCGTAAATAATTATGATTTTGATGAAGCGCTGGAAGTTATGAACCGAATATCTCTATAG
- a CDS encoding sigma-54-dependent Fis family transcriptional regulator, translated as MYPERKFEPSGSALKEAWEQFIHTGNLDSFRGRTEISQSWTRCYRARVDPYSKGCTHILNPKKVAELKKRHSELLDIARPFMDKLYEFTAGSRLIVFLSDETGVILENIGDYEVRDSASKVNLVTGTNWQEEEVGTNGIGTALKLKVPIQISGKEHYCANLHHWTCSAAPIISDDGTIIGVLQVSGPSDEVHLHTLGMVVAAVEAIRDQIRIKRKNRELNRLNHSLNKIFHTMSDGALITNKEGIVCQINKSGKKILGDDIEGLSIKKILNSNPGMWQDLNRGTGYSDVEVMLETQKGSFHCLATGTPLKDETGKTDGSVIFLNQINNVKKLVNRFTGAQASFNFSDIIGSSHEIQKAIKTAKGAAPSSSNILISGESGTGKELFAQSIHNHSPRRNGPFIAMNCAAFPRELIASELFGYTDGAFTGARKGGRPGKFEMADGGTLFLDEIGDMPLDQQAMLLRVLQDKKINRIGGDHVIPVSARIVCATNRNLMEEVQNGNFRADLYYRLNVIQVRIPPLRERSNDLRDLFNHLLDKICKRQDRCIGFVSEKLMQHLQRHDWPGNVRELENVVEKMLSSDLEAINLGIEHLPERIAAKQKGPAVCSSPFYPIPDRDNKKKEMSDLIIEKELIIQLLTAHRGNVSKVAREMNLSRNTVYRKMNFYNITKEQLFS; from the coding sequence ATGTATCCTGAGAGAAAATTTGAACCGTCAGGCTCTGCGTTAAAAGAAGCATGGGAGCAATTCATTCATACTGGGAATCTGGATAGTTTCAGGGGCAGAACCGAAATATCCCAATCATGGACGAGGTGCTACAGGGCAAGAGTAGACCCTTACAGCAAAGGCTGCACACATATCCTGAACCCAAAGAAGGTTGCAGAGTTAAAAAAGCGCCACTCCGAACTGCTCGATATAGCAAGACCTTTCATGGATAAGCTCTATGAATTCACCGCAGGATCAAGACTGATAGTATTTTTATCAGATGAGACAGGTGTAATACTTGAGAACATAGGCGACTATGAAGTGAGAGACAGTGCATCGAAAGTCAATCTCGTAACAGGAACCAACTGGCAGGAAGAAGAAGTCGGTACAAACGGGATAGGCACGGCACTAAAATTGAAGGTCCCTATACAAATATCCGGCAAAGAGCATTATTGCGCAAACCTTCACCACTGGACCTGCTCCGCAGCTCCCATAATTAGCGATGACGGCACAATTATAGGCGTGCTGCAGGTTTCCGGCCCCTCGGACGAAGTCCACCTGCACACTCTCGGAATGGTTGTTGCCGCAGTGGAAGCCATACGTGACCAAATCAGGATTAAACGAAAAAACAGAGAACTTAACAGGCTTAACCACAGCTTGAACAAAATTTTCCACACTATGTCGGACGGAGCGTTGATAACAAACAAGGAAGGAATAGTATGCCAGATAAACAAATCCGGTAAAAAAATTCTGGGCGATGACATAGAAGGTCTATCGATTAAGAAAATATTAAACAGCAATCCCGGCATGTGGCAGGACCTGAACAGAGGAACGGGATATTCAGATGTTGAAGTCATGCTCGAGACCCAAAAAGGATCCTTCCATTGTCTGGCAACCGGCACCCCACTTAAAGATGAAACAGGCAAAACGGATGGCTCGGTTATCTTTTTAAATCAGATAAACAATGTAAAAAAACTTGTTAACCGTTTCACCGGCGCTCAGGCGTCCTTCAATTTTTCCGATATAATCGGATCAAGCCATGAGATACAAAAAGCAATAAAAACGGCCAAAGGAGCTGCACCGAGTTCCAGCAACATATTGATTTCCGGCGAGAGCGGTACCGGGAAAGAACTTTTCGCCCAATCCATCCATAACCACAGCCCACGCCGCAATGGCCCTTTCATAGCAATGAACTGTGCAGCTTTTCCACGGGAACTGATCGCCAGTGAACTATTCGGCTACACGGACGGAGCTTTCACCGGGGCCAGAAAGGGAGGAAGACCCGGAAAATTCGAAATGGCTGACGGTGGAACCCTGTTCCTTGATGAAATCGGCGACATGCCTCTGGACCAGCAGGCCATGCTTCTGCGCGTGCTTCAGGATAAAAAAATAAACAGGATAGGCGGAGACCACGTTATTCCCGTTAGTGCCAGAATTGTCTGCGCCACAAACAGGAATCTCATGGAGGAGGTCCAGAATGGCAATTTCCGGGCGGACCTCTACTATAGACTGAATGTTATCCAGGTCCGTATTCCTCCCTTGCGGGAACGCAGCAACGACCTGCGGGACCTTTTCAATCATCTACTAGACAAGATCTGCAAAAGGCAGGACCGTTGCATCGGATTTGTATCTGAAAAATTGATGCAGCATCTGCAACGGCATGACTGGCCCGGCAATGTCCGAGAGCTGGAAAATGTTGTTGAAAAAATGCTCAGCTCCGATCTGGAGGCAATAAATCTGGGAATAGAACATCTGCCCGAAAGAATTGCCGCTAAACAAAAAGGACCTGCAGTCTGCTCCTCGCCATTTTACCCCATTCCCGACCGCGACAACAAAAAAAAGGAAATGTCGGACCTTATCATTGAAAAAGAACTGATCATCCAGCTTCTGACTGCACACCGAGGCAATGTAAGCAAGGTTGCCAGAGAAATGAATCTTTCACGCAACACGGTATACCGTAAGATGAATTTCTATAATATAACTAAAGAACAACTTTTCAGTTAA
- a CDS encoding EAL domain-containing protein, with the protein MKSHKSPNTNLLFHEDCISFKDFIENTDDLFTQVDTDGKFLYLSPSSVKYYGLKPEECIGLSAFDFIHPDDKEKTAIAFNNWLKDSSSSFSYTNRQIHKNGNFCYMLWTITAVKDNKNNIKWFNSIARDITVQKETELELIEAKDKLKLIVEQKTEQLNLATEVFKHSSEGVTITNSNNKILFTNEAFTHITGYSHEEVVGKNPNLLKSNRHDPSFYHSIWRSLKLNGTWEGEIWNRRKSGEVFPEWISIKTIPDSEGNIINYIAVFRDISDAKAKQKKIRHQAYHDALTGLPNRTLLMDRIRKAIKSFKKNGKWIALLFIDLDNFKNINDSLGYVIGDAVLQEVATRLKNFINERDTVSRLGGDEFVIMLRDIENKHDAAVMADKIINLFSNIFTVQSHQFIITPSIGIALYPDDGNSPISLVRNADTAMNKAKQEGRNRYHLFTPGLTESALRRISLENKLRKAANDNSFTVFYQPKVDLMSGKVVGMEALVRWIEPDGNIISPAQFIPLAEETGLIVPIGEQVLEAACLDTVELNKRFGTNLKVSVNLSLGQFKQKNLSKNIMDIVTMTEIKPNCLELEITESTVMDNIAQTQKILNKLNELGITFSIDDFGTGYSSLSHLKNLPMHTLKIDQSFVSGLPTNKSDAKIVRAIISLAKSFDLSTVAEGIETIEQLNFMKEIGCEIMQGYYFSPPVPIERFSAILESSS; encoded by the coding sequence ATGAAATCCCATAAATCTCCAAATACAAATCTATTATTTCACGAAGATTGTATATCATTCAAAGACTTTATCGAGAACACCGATGACCTTTTCACACAAGTCGATACAGACGGTAAATTCTTATACCTCAGTCCTTCATCTGTAAAATACTATGGACTAAAGCCTGAAGAATGCATCGGACTCTCCGCATTTGATTTTATACACCCTGACGATAAAGAAAAAACTGCTATAGCTTTTAACAACTGGTTGAAAGATTCAAGTAGCAGTTTTTCATATACCAATCGACAAATCCATAAAAACGGCAATTTCTGCTACATGCTCTGGACTATAACCGCTGTCAAAGACAATAAAAATAATATAAAATGGTTTAACAGCATCGCCAGAGATATTACTGTTCAAAAAGAAACTGAGCTAGAACTTATAGAAGCTAAAGATAAATTAAAATTAATAGTTGAGCAAAAAACTGAGCAGCTGAATCTTGCTACAGAAGTATTCAAGCATTCATCAGAAGGAGTTACAATAACAAACAGTAATAATAAAATATTATTTACCAATGAAGCATTTACTCATATTACAGGATACTCGCATGAAGAAGTTGTCGGTAAAAATCCAAACTTACTGAAATCAAATCGGCATGATCCTTCCTTCTACCACTCAATATGGCGGTCACTAAAATTGAATGGAACTTGGGAAGGAGAAATCTGGAACAGACGGAAAAGTGGCGAAGTATTCCCTGAATGGATTTCAATTAAAACCATACCGGACTCAGAAGGGAATATAATTAATTATATAGCTGTATTTCGTGATATTTCTGATGCAAAAGCAAAGCAAAAAAAAATAAGACACCAAGCATATCATGATGCACTTACGGGCCTCCCAAACAGAACATTATTAATGGACCGCATACGCAAGGCAATCAAATCATTTAAAAAGAATGGAAAATGGATTGCCTTGCTATTTATTGATTTAGACAACTTTAAAAACATCAATGATTCACTTGGCTACGTCATTGGCGATGCTGTCCTGCAAGAAGTGGCAACCAGACTTAAAAATTTTATTAATGAAAGAGATACTGTTTCTCGTCTTGGTGGAGATGAGTTTGTTATCATGCTCAGAGATATAGAGAACAAGCATGATGCTGCGGTTATGGCAGACAAAATTATCAACTTGTTTTCAAATATTTTTACAGTTCAATCACATCAATTTATCATCACTCCTTCTATCGGGATTGCTCTTTACCCGGATGATGGCAATTCGCCTATTTCCTTAGTCAGAAATGCCGATACAGCCATGAATAAAGCTAAACAAGAGGGAAGAAACAGATATCATCTTTTTACCCCCGGATTGACCGAATCAGCGCTACGCAGGATATCTTTGGAAAACAAACTCAGGAAAGCCGCTAACGATAACAGCTTTACTGTTTTTTACCAACCAAAGGTGGACCTTATGAGTGGTAAAGTTGTCGGCATGGAAGCTCTGGTACGATGGATTGAGCCCGATGGTAACATCATATCTCCAGCACAATTCATCCCATTAGCTGAAGAGACCGGCCTGATAGTACCTATTGGCGAGCAAGTACTTGAAGCTGCTTGTTTGGATACCGTAGAGTTGAATAAACGATTTGGCACAAACCTTAAAGTGTCTGTGAACTTATCTCTAGGACAATTCAAACAAAAAAATCTTTCTAAAAATATCATGGACATAGTTACCATGACTGAAATTAAGCCTAATTGCCTTGAATTGGAAATAACCGAGTCAACTGTGATGGATAATATTGCGCAAACACAAAAAATATTAAATAAATTAAATGAGTTGGGTATAACATTTTCAATCGATGACTTCGGGACTGGGTATTCCTCATTATCGCATCTTAAAAATTTACCTATGCATACCCTAAAAATAGACCAGTCATTTGTTTCAGGATTACCAACAAACAAATCAGACGCAAAAATTGTAAGGGCGATTATCTCACTGGCTAAAAGTTTCGATCTTTCAACTGTCGCAGAAGGAATTGAAACGATAGAGCAGCTTAATTTCATGAAAGAAATTGGGTGTGAGATTATGCAAGGATATTATTTCAGTCCACCAGTACCTATCGAAAGATTCTCCGCCATTCTCGAATCTTCCTCTTAA